The genomic stretch TTTCacacatttatattataataatcataataactGAAGTGatatttgattgtttattatagTTACATAcgtatgaatatttaattgcgaaatccataaaaaatatttgcgaaTACACGTTAGTTATCGTTTAAATAGCAGGCTCCTTGACGGTCTTCATGTTAGGTTTCCTCAGGTGGTGATAATTCGGAAATACTCGCGTTAGATAATCGATCTGTCCAACTTGAGGCtgtcggaaaaaaaagaataaaaagaaattaatcaGTCACGCATAAGCTTCGTAATTTGTCGACGGTAATGATTACTCACATACGGCTTGTCATTCATCTCTCTCCGCTGACACTGGCTGCCAAAAATTATGGTATTCTCGGACACGGTCTCAGGTTCGGTGAGGGAACAAGCTGCTCCGACGACACAGCCGTTGGTCAGTTCCACCTCCCGGCTAACCGAGGCTGAGAATAAACTCGAAATGACGAATCGATTTCCCTGGTAACACGGAGCGAATGAAAAAGCAGGTTTCATTCAAAGCTGCAGGAGAAACTGGATACATCAGGTTTTTTTGGTAATATATACTTTCTAAAATGCAGATCTTACTCTGGACACAGCGCGAGACTTTTGACTGCAGAGTAAAATCTGCTACATTTATGGTAAAACATATAGTTGACACGTGTATCTTTTACCAAAAACCTTGATCTGTTCGTCTTTCCCTGTAATTTTGCGTAAAATTTGctctttttcttccctccGTGAAAGATTCTCTCAACAAGCGGAAACTTTTAAAGATTCTGCGAAACTACCTTTCATCTCCAAAATATTGTTGTCGCCTACTTTCAATGCCTCGCATCTACTGTCCGTTTCGAATACGTTAAAGTTTCCAATAATCATGACAGGGGTTGACGCAGGCTCCGGGGCTCCAGCCGGCAGTCTGTAATTGTTCAATCATTCGTCTTGATGTTCGAATCCGAGTATTAATTCCTCGGAAAAACCAGGTTCCGAATGTCGTTCTTACCTGTTCGCTATCACCGCC from Neodiprion virginianus isolate iyNeoVirg1 chromosome 3, iyNeoVirg1.1, whole genome shotgun sequence encodes the following:
- the LOC124300253 gene encoding dynactin subunit 6, encoding MDSAVSRRSNIKIAVGAVVCEESTLKGHITIGSRTVVHPRASIIAEAGPIIIGEGNIVEEMAVIANRLPAGAPEPASTPVMIIGNFNVFETDSRCEALKVGDNNILEMKASVSREVELTNGCVVGAACSLTEPETVSENTIIFGSQCQRREMNDKPYPQVGQIDYLTRVFPNYHHLRKPNMKTVKEPAI